The following coding sequences lie in one Haloarcula marina genomic window:
- a CDS encoding FAD-binding oxidoreductase, giving the protein MPVREHKSQHDHVDSLPLVSKSATVSEVSAMDRRRRDEVRARLLDLGARYGFDESVPERGAIDWDTVFERATHSNRKLAPRIGALRDRFKRDHPALVRIVLETDEPVGHAAGQYVSIRYGSRTRAYSIASSPNRDETELCVRRVPDGRLSRRLCGDLSVGDEVTIRGPNGHLLLEDVSRRDAVFLATGTGVAPMKSMIDYTFEEERDEYRGDDRDVWLFLGAAWEDDLPYHEAFLDRAQTHDNFHYVPCLSREPWLSDWDGETEYIQDALLKYVDERSLEDATFGRHMAELLDDRPETDIGARLDPHAMEVYACGINAMVYSLETAVRRLGVPPRHVHCEGYG; this is encoded by the coding sequence ATGCCAGTACGGGAGCACAAGTCCCAGCACGACCACGTGGATTCGCTCCCGTTGGTCTCGAAGTCCGCGACAGTCTCGGAGGTGTCGGCGATGGATCGGCGTCGACGAGACGAGGTTCGAGCGCGGCTTCTCGACCTCGGCGCTAGATACGGGTTCGACGAGTCGGTCCCCGAGCGGGGAGCGATCGACTGGGACACCGTCTTCGAGCGAGCGACCCACTCCAATCGGAAACTGGCGCCACGAATCGGCGCCCTGCGGGATCGATTCAAGCGGGACCATCCCGCACTGGTGCGGATCGTCCTCGAGACCGATGAACCGGTCGGACACGCCGCGGGCCAGTACGTCTCGATCCGGTATGGGAGCCGAACCCGGGCGTACTCCATCGCAAGTTCGCCCAATCGTGACGAGACCGAACTGTGCGTCCGTCGGGTGCCGGACGGCCGGCTCTCGCGGCGTCTCTGTGGCGACCTCTCGGTCGGGGACGAGGTAACCATCCGGGGGCCCAACGGCCACCTTCTCCTAGAGGACGTCTCGCGCCGTGACGCGGTGTTTCTCGCAACCGGCACGGGCGTCGCGCCGATGAAGAGCATGATCGACTACACGTTCGAGGAGGAGCGCGACGAGTACCGGGGCGACGATCGGGACGTGTGGCTGTTCCTCGGTGCGGCATGGGAGGACGACCTGCCGTATCACGAGGCGTTTCTGGACCGCGCTCAGACCCACGACAACTTCCATTACGTACCCTGCCTCTCCCGGGAACCGTGGCTGTCGGATTGGGACGGCGAGACGGAATACATCCAGGACGCGCTGCTGAAATACGTCGACGAACGGTCGCTCGAAGATGCCACGTTCGGGCGTCACATGGCCGAACTGCTCGACGACCGACCCGAAACCGACATCGGCGCGCGACTGGATCCACACGCGATGGAGGTGTACGCCTGCGGGATTAACGCGATGGTGTACAGTCTGGAGACGGCAGTCCGACGGCTCGGCGTCCCACCCCGGCACGTCCACTGCGAGGGCTACGGGTAA
- a CDS encoding Gfo/Idh/MocA family protein has product MDNDRTEPIRWAVIGCGDVVERKSGPAFQDSERSHVRAVVSTDGTSAEAYASATGVPIATDDAERVITDPDVDAVYIATPPDTHEGYTRVAAEAGKPVLVEKPMGRSVTEAGTMIEHCDRHSVELFVAYYRRFHPHVEKIRELLTAGAIGEPCRAVVDYGHATPAEPGWRERPAVSGGGWFVDAASHRVDLLCYLLGAPTEATGSVRYASGETPTEEIVSLTVVIDGTVCTVTSDFVTGTSSDAFRLFGTEGHIVAETLDDGTLVYETADHTGRLDFEPPEITHEGLLTHVEGALLDGETNRTSGRDALRTEAILDTCVRSGYADAIPTTVQHDGLANVE; this is encoded by the coding sequence ATGGACAACGACCGGACCGAGCCGATTCGCTGGGCCGTGATCGGCTGTGGTGATGTCGTCGAGCGAAAGAGCGGCCCGGCGTTCCAGGATTCGGAACGGAGCCACGTCCGAGCGGTCGTCTCGACCGACGGCACATCGGCCGAGGCCTACGCGTCGGCGACGGGCGTCCCGATCGCCACAGACGACGCCGAGCGGGTCATCACGGACCCGGATGTCGACGCAGTGTACATCGCAACGCCACCGGACACGCACGAGGGGTACACGCGGGTCGCCGCCGAGGCGGGCAAGCCCGTGCTCGTAGAGAAACCGATGGGGCGCAGCGTGACCGAAGCGGGGACCATGATTGAGCACTGCGACCGCCACAGTGTCGAATTGTTCGTCGCGTACTACCGTCGGTTCCACCCGCACGTCGAGAAGATTCGGGAACTGCTGACTGCCGGTGCGATTGGGGAACCATGCCGGGCCGTCGTCGACTACGGCCACGCGACGCCAGCCGAACCCGGATGGCGCGAACGTCCGGCCGTCAGCGGCGGTGGGTGGTTCGTCGATGCGGCGTCCCATCGTGTGGATCTCCTCTGTTATTTGCTCGGAGCGCCGACGGAAGCGACCGGTTCAGTCCGGTATGCCAGTGGAGAGACCCCCACGGAGGAAATCGTCTCGCTGACGGTGGTGATCGATGGGACGGTCTGTACGGTGACCAGCGACTTCGTCACCGGTACGTCGTCGGACGCGTTCCGGCTCTTTGGGACCGAGGGCCACATCGTGGCCGAAACACTGGACGACGGGACGCTCGTCTACGAGACGGCTGACCACACCGGCCGCCTCGATTTCGAACCACCCGAGATCACTCACGAGGGGCTGTTGACTCACGTCGAAGGCGCCCTCCTCGACGGTGAGACGAACCGCACGTCAGGGCGCGACGCCCTTCGGACAGAAGCGATCCTCGACACCTGCGTCCGGAGCGGATACGCCGATGCTATCCCGACGACGGTTCAACACGACGGACTGGCCAACGTCGAGTGA
- a CDS encoding HpcH/HpaI aldolase family protein produces the protein MSNEKRASQPANDLAATLKDGGIALGVLDNTYSPTLVEFYGELGVDFVWVDLEHGGPNPSDARQLEDLLRAAERTEVEVLLRLPDTDLTLVRKALDLGVRNVFLPRVETADEVRDAVRSARFRYDDGPGDRGLASPRASRWGLADDYIATEDRETLVGVTIETEASIENLDDILAVPDLGFVFIGPFDLSVSLGHPGEIDHPMVQEAVETVRSKAVDAGVPIAGLGFGMDDVNEKATNGYQMLNLGSTTGALEQTVTGWFDAYEQNDT, from the coding sequence ATGAGTAACGAAAAGAGAGCTTCACAGCCAGCCAACGACCTCGCCGCAACCCTGAAGGACGGCGGTATCGCTCTCGGCGTCCTCGACAATACGTACAGCCCGACGCTCGTGGAGTTCTACGGTGAGCTCGGCGTCGATTTCGTCTGGGTGGATCTCGAACACGGTGGACCGAACCCGTCGGATGCACGTCAGTTGGAAGACCTCCTCCGCGCAGCCGAACGGACGGAGGTGGAAGTACTTCTCCGACTTCCCGATACGGATCTAACGCTCGTCCGGAAAGCGCTGGACCTCGGTGTGAGAAACGTGTTCCTCCCCCGCGTGGAAACCGCCGACGAAGTCCGCGATGCGGTTCGATCCGCACGGTTCCGTTACGACGATGGTCCCGGTGATCGAGGACTGGCCTCGCCACGGGCGTCTCGCTGGGGCCTCGCTGACGATTACATTGCGACCGAAGACAGAGAAACCCTCGTCGGTGTGACCATCGAGACCGAGGCGTCCATCGAGAACCTGGACGACATCCTAGCCGTCCCGGACCTGGGATTCGTCTTCATCGGCCCGTTCGACCTCTCGGTGTCGCTCGGTCACCCCGGTGAGATAGATCATCCGATGGTGCAGGAAGCCGTCGAGACGGTTCGATCGAAGGCCGTCGATGCGGGTGTCCCCATCGCAGGACTCGGATTCGGGATGGATGATGTCAACGAAAAAGCGACGAACGGCTACCAGATGCTGAACCTCGGGAGTACGACCGGGGCGCTCGAGCAGACCGTCACTGGCTGGTTCGATGCCTACGAACAGAACGACACTTGA
- a CDS encoding aldo/keto reductase: MEYTYLGDTGLEVSRLCLGCMNFGSGNRPGYEWDWTTDDEEKSLEVIERAIDLGINFFDTANMYSTGESEEILGKALEGRRDEFVVATKVYNQMAQRPNGMGLSRKHIMEQIDASLERLGTDYVDLYQIHRWDEHTPIEETLRTLDTLVDQGKVRYVGASSMTGWRFMKALKTSDVEHYERFVSMQPEYSLVNRHEEANVLPVCADQDIGVVPWSPLARGFLAGKYERDATIDADSKRFTEDRRPEDRFSDDAWETLNRVREIAAEKDATPAQVSLAWLLHKDVVDAPIIGPRKLDHLEDNVGALTVSLTDNEVSHLEAPIDPTWSPEDL; the protein is encoded by the coding sequence ATGGAGTACACGTACCTCGGAGACACGGGTCTGGAAGTCTCGCGCCTTTGTCTCGGCTGTATGAACTTCGGCAGCGGGAACCGACCGGGCTACGAGTGGGATTGGACGACCGACGACGAGGAAAAAAGTCTTGAGGTGATTGAGCGGGCGATTGACCTCGGGATCAACTTCTTCGACACGGCAAACATGTACTCGACAGGAGAAAGCGAGGAGATACTTGGAAAGGCACTGGAGGGACGCCGGGATGAGTTCGTCGTCGCAACCAAGGTGTACAATCAGATGGCTCAGCGCCCAAACGGGATGGGGCTATCGCGCAAGCACATTATGGAGCAGATCGACGCCAGTCTGGAGCGCCTCGGAACCGACTATGTCGACCTGTACCAAATTCATCGCTGGGACGAGCACACACCGATAGAGGAGACGCTGCGGACGCTGGACACCCTCGTCGATCAGGGTAAGGTCCGGTACGTCGGCGCGAGTTCGATGACAGGCTGGCGGTTCATGAAGGCCCTCAAAACGAGCGACGTGGAGCACTACGAGCGGTTCGTCTCGATGCAGCCCGAGTACAGCCTCGTCAACCGCCACGAGGAAGCCAACGTCCTCCCGGTCTGTGCCGATCAGGACATCGGAGTCGTCCCGTGGTCGCCTCTCGCCCGGGGCTTCCTCGCTGGGAAGTACGAACGTGATGCGACGATCGACGCCGACTCCAAGCGGTTCACCGAGGACCGGCGACCCGAGGACCGTTTCTCCGACGACGCGTGGGAGACGCTCAACCGTGTGCGAGAAATCGCGGCCGAGAAGGACGCGACGCCCGCGCAGGTCAGTCTCGCGTGGCTGCTGCACAAAGACGTGGTCGACGCCCCGATTATCGGACCGCGCAAACTCGATCACCTGGAGGACAACGTCGGGGCGCTCACCGTGTCGCTCACCGACAACGAGGTATCGCACCTCGAAGCGCCGATCGATCCGACGTGGTCGCCCGAGGACCTTTAA
- a CDS encoding cation:proton antiporter → MVVESDLLLPFLAGLTLVLSVAHTLGIVADRLGFAPVVGELLTGLVLGPSVLGFVAPAVTAIVVPVPDRLAAISSLGLILLLVLAGTEVDVQTVRRNARPTIALATGASVVPFLLGFALGWALPPRFLVTPGQRLPFALFLATALSISAVPVAVRVLIDLDAMDRTVGQLTLTVAVVIDAAGWIALTIVSDIAREGQIEPFAVGRTLVVLGVFVGGAVVLGPRIVDTLFDVTEYVRSPVLTGFSIVIVVGFAMAGGSLALGLEAVLGAFLAGVLVRNRLNAETNRVFQMVALGLFAPIFFATAGLRVDLSGLFTLDTLLVAGVTLAVAVLGKALGVILGARLTDLSRAETVCLAIGLNARGAMELVVAALGLAIGILTPTIYAVIVLVAIVTSVMTPPLLRRALVHLPYDEPAGAA, encoded by the coding sequence ATGGTTGTTGAGTCGGATTTGCTACTTCCGTTTCTTGCCGGGCTAACACTCGTTTTGTCCGTTGCACATACGCTTGGAATCGTCGCTGATCGACTCGGGTTTGCACCGGTCGTTGGTGAACTCCTCACCGGGTTGGTGCTTGGCCCCTCGGTTCTCGGGTTCGTTGCTCCTGCGGTCACGGCTATCGTCGTCCCTGTGCCCGATCGACTGGCAGCCATCTCGTCGCTCGGGCTCATTCTCCTCCTCGTACTGGCTGGAACGGAAGTTGACGTTCAGACGGTGCGCCGCAATGCCCGACCGACGATAGCGCTCGCTACCGGAGCCTCCGTCGTGCCGTTCCTTCTGGGGTTCGCGCTGGGATGGGCGCTCCCCCCGAGGTTTCTCGTCACTCCCGGCCAGCGACTGCCGTTCGCACTGTTCTTGGCGACGGCGCTGAGCATCTCGGCGGTCCCCGTCGCCGTCCGTGTGCTGATCGACCTCGACGCGATGGACCGAACAGTGGGCCAACTCACCCTCACCGTCGCTGTCGTTATCGATGCAGCGGGGTGGATTGCGCTCACGATAGTTTCTGACATCGCTCGTGAGGGACAAATAGAGCCGTTTGCGGTCGGTCGAACGCTCGTCGTCCTCGGTGTATTCGTCGGAGGTGCCGTTGTTCTCGGGCCGCGAATCGTCGATACACTCTTCGATGTCACCGAATACGTTCGATCGCCGGTGTTGACCGGATTTTCGATCGTCATCGTCGTCGGGTTTGCGATGGCCGGGGGGTCGCTCGCACTTGGATTGGAAGCCGTTCTCGGCGCGTTCCTCGCAGGCGTTCTCGTGAGAAATCGACTCAACGCGGAGACCAACCGAGTATTTCAGATGGTGGCGCTCGGACTGTTCGCACCCATCTTCTTTGCGACGGCAGGGTTACGGGTTGACTTGAGCGGACTGTTCACGCTGGATACGCTTCTGGTCGCAGGCGTCACACTCGCCGTTGCAGTGCTGGGAAAGGCACTTGGCGTGATACTCGGAGCGAGATTAACCGACCTCTCCCGAGCAGAAACCGTCTGCCTTGCCATCGGGCTCAACGCTCGCGGCGCAATGGAACTCGTCGTGGCGGCCCTGGGCTTGGCAATTGGAATCCTCACGCCCACCATCTATGCCGTCATCGTGCTCGTCGCCATCGTCACGTCCGTCATGACGCCGCCACTGCTCCGGCGTGCGCTCGTGCACCTTCCATACGACGAACCCGCAGGGGCGGCGTGA
- a CDS encoding diadenylate cyclase: MIEPIYSSATSEPKSDDVDIDAILERIEACVKDISLGFKRWDDPYARGPGLYFVVEGDSMAEFAAPMGSNRWPVEDCGTVFAETDTFLEATQRVALSHDGAIVVHSDGTIEEGMVRIDQRSPTECRRTDDLPYAEWMGTRHMSALETSTREEVVAAITLSEEDGRVTVFTDGTFDDSLATSLVID; the protein is encoded by the coding sequence ATGATCGAGCCCATCTATAGTTCTGCGACGTCGGAACCGAAATCTGATGATGTAGACATCGACGCAATACTCGAGCGGATCGAGGCGTGCGTTAAGGACATCAGTCTCGGATTCAAGCGATGGGACGATCCCTACGCTCGTGGACCCGGGCTCTATTTCGTCGTCGAAGGTGATTCCATGGCCGAATTCGCGGCTCCGATGGGGTCGAACCGCTGGCCGGTCGAGGACTGTGGGACTGTCTTTGCTGAGACCGACACATTTCTTGAGGCGACACAAAGAGTCGCACTTTCCCATGATGGTGCAATCGTCGTTCACAGCGACGGCACGATCGAGGAGGGAATGGTCCGGATCGATCAGCGTTCTCCAACCGAATGCCGACGAACAGACGATCTTCCCTACGCCGAGTGGATGGGGACCCGCCACATGAGTGCGCTGGAAACCTCGACCCGCGAAGAAGTGGTCGCGGCGATCACACTCAGCGAAGAAGACGGACGTGTAACCGTTTTTACTGACGGCACATTCGATGATTCCCTAGCGACGTCCCTGGTGATTGATTGA
- a CDS encoding mechanosensitive ion channel family protein → MRGTSCCILPLQVPLQSSPSFDEALTIIAGAVVIGGVIWYLGTYLQSYVRTETAEIVRAGLLLVLASVVAFVLLDRWDATTDALEIAGFVQVGVDTGVRVLLSVVLFVAAYTGTRLLKGLLLDGTRSRIRVTSAHQRRVSFYVGQIVLYTLAVFGTFSLWGFQLSNLLLGAGVLGIILGLAFQSTLASILAGFVLMLSRPFDVGHWVRIGEHEGFITEITVNHVRLRNLDGEHVVLPNEAVGNRTIINRSVEGKLRQRVEIGIDYDVDPERAGAIALEAIADLNEIMSQPAPQVFPVRFDDSAVVLELRFWIDNPTPQRKWLSVQAVIHSVKSAFNREGIKIPFPQRELTKRGEGDSVRIRDTEPTETRRDQSE, encoded by the coding sequence ATGCGAGGAACTTCGTGTTGTATTCTACCCCTTCAAGTCCCGCTCCAGTCCAGCCCTTCGTTTGACGAGGCCCTGACGATCATCGCCGGAGCAGTTGTCATCGGAGGAGTGATTTGGTATCTTGGAACGTATCTTCAGTCCTACGTTCGAACCGAGACCGCCGAAATCGTGCGAGCGGGACTGCTTCTTGTACTGGCTTCCGTCGTCGCCTTCGTCCTGTTGGACAGGTGGGACGCAACGACTGACGCGCTGGAAATCGCGGGCTTCGTCCAGGTCGGTGTCGATACTGGTGTCCGTGTACTCCTCTCGGTCGTCCTCTTCGTCGCCGCGTACACTGGCACACGGCTTCTCAAAGGATTGCTTCTGGACGGAACCCGCTCTAGAATCCGAGTGACATCGGCCCACCAGCGTCGTGTCAGCTTCTACGTCGGCCAGATCGTACTCTACACCCTCGCGGTGTTTGGAACGTTCTCACTCTGGGGGTTTCAGCTGAGCAATCTCCTGTTGGGTGCTGGCGTCCTCGGGATTATTCTCGGCTTAGCGTTCCAAAGCACGCTCGCGTCGATTCTCGCGGGGTTCGTCCTGATGCTCTCACGGCCGTTCGACGTCGGCCACTGGGTCAGAATCGGGGAGCACGAAGGCTTTATTACTGAAATCACGGTCAATCACGTCCGGCTCCGTAATCTCGACGGTGAGCACGTCGTCCTCCCGAACGAAGCCGTCGGAAATCGAACGATCATCAACCGAAGTGTGGAAGGGAAACTACGACAGCGTGTCGAAATCGGGATCGATTACGACGTGGACCCCGAGCGTGCGGGGGCGATCGCGCTGGAGGCGATCGCGGACCTCAACGAGATAATGAGCCAGCCAGCCCCGCAGGTGTTTCCGGTTCGATTCGATGATTCAGCCGTCGTACTCGAACTCCGGTTCTGGATAGACAATCCGACGCCACAGCGAAAGTGGCTGTCGGTCCAGGCCGTCATCCACAGCGTCAAATCTGCGTTCAACCGAGAAGGTATCAAGATTCCCTTCCCGCAGCGGGAACTCACCAAGCGAGGGGAGGGTGATTCAGTTCGCATCCGGGATACTGAGCCAACCGAAACTAGGAGAGACCAGTCGGAGTGA
- a CDS encoding CDC48 family AAA ATPase: protein MKLIVKPLDRQSAGKGIAAIDREAMSELGIESGEFVRIDGDGGTAVVRVRPGQTDERQRGVLGIDGQTRKAIGARLDRLVSVGAADVEPAATLSIALPEGLQIRGNLSSYLREKLANRAVQEGQTIPLSLGLGAAMGRSNRRIPIRVVGTDPEGTVVVTGSTDVEVVDRSTEAVDAAGDVESSAAELPGVTYEDVGGLDDELDQVREMIELPMTHPELFQALGIEPPQGVLLHGPPGTGKTLIAKAVANEIDANFSTISGPEIMSKYHGESEERLREVFEEAAENEPAIIFIDEIDSIAPKRDDTQGEVERRVVAQLLSLMDGLEERGQVTVIGTTNRVDSIDNALRRGGRFDREIEIGAPDTQGRKEVLQIHTREMPIAEDVDLDTYADNTHGFVGADLESLVRESAMNALRRVRPDLDLEGDEISAETLETLEVTEGDFRSALREIDPSALREVFVEKPDVTWDDVGGLAETKERLQEAIEWPLAYPDAYKQVDLQSTKGILLHGPPGTGKTLLAKAVANEAQSNFISVKGPELFDKYVGESEKGVREIFEKARSNAPTVIFFDEIDAIASKRGSGGGDNQVGERVVSQLLTELDGLEELEDVVVVAATNRPDLIDDALTRAGRIERKIAVGVPDEATRREILTIHTRKRPLADDVDLDQLAADMDGLVGADVAALCRGAATAAVREHVRSQSGDEPTAVEDIVLTQAHFDAALTEVTDES, encoded by the coding sequence ATGAAATTGATTGTGAAGCCGCTCGACAGGCAGAGTGCAGGCAAGGGTATCGCAGCGATAGACCGCGAGGCGATGTCGGAACTCGGCATCGAAAGCGGTGAGTTCGTCCGCATCGACGGCGACGGCGGCACTGCAGTCGTCCGTGTCCGACCGGGACAGACCGACGAGCGACAGCGTGGGGTCCTCGGTATCGACGGGCAGACGCGGAAGGCTATCGGCGCACGCCTCGACCGACTCGTCTCGGTCGGGGCCGCCGACGTGGAACCAGCGGCGACGCTGTCGATTGCGCTCCCCGAGGGTCTCCAGATTCGAGGGAACCTCTCCTCGTATCTCCGCGAGAAGCTCGCCAACCGGGCCGTACAGGAGGGCCAGACCATCCCGCTCTCGCTCGGACTCGGCGCGGCGATGGGGCGCTCGAACCGCCGGATTCCGATACGCGTCGTCGGTACCGACCCCGAGGGAACCGTCGTCGTCACGGGGTCGACCGACGTCGAGGTCGTCGACCGATCTACCGAGGCCGTCGACGCGGCGGGCGACGTCGAGAGTTCGGCTGCCGAGCTACCGGGCGTCACGTACGAAGACGTCGGTGGGCTGGACGACGAGCTCGACCAAGTGCGGGAGATGATAGAGTTGCCGATGACACACCCCGAACTGTTCCAGGCGCTCGGTATCGAGCCGCCCCAGGGCGTCTTGCTTCACGGCCCGCCGGGGACTGGGAAGACGCTGATAGCGAAGGCGGTCGCCAACGAGATAGACGCCAACTTCTCGACTATCAGCGGGCCGGAGATCATGTCGAAATACCACGGCGAGAGCGAGGAGCGGCTCCGTGAGGTGTTCGAAGAGGCCGCCGAGAACGAGCCCGCGATTATCTTCATCGACGAGATCGACTCCATCGCTCCGAAGCGCGACGACACCCAGGGCGAGGTAGAGCGCCGGGTAGTCGCCCAACTGCTCTCGCTGATGGACGGCCTCGAAGAGCGCGGCCAGGTGACGGTCATCGGGACGACGAACCGCGTCGACTCCATTGACAACGCCCTCCGGCGCGGCGGGCGATTCGACCGCGAAATCGAGATCGGCGCGCCCGACACACAGGGACGGAAGGAAGTTCTCCAGATTCACACCCGCGAGATGCCCATCGCAGAGGACGTCGACCTCGACACGTACGCCGATAACACGCACGGCTTCGTCGGCGCGGACCTCGAAAGCTTGGTCCGGGAGTCGGCGATGAACGCACTCCGGCGCGTCCGCCCGGACTTAGACCTCGAAGGCGACGAGATAAGCGCCGAAACGCTCGAGACGCTCGAAGTCACTGAAGGGGATTTCCGTTCGGCGCTTCGGGAGATTGACCCGAGCGCGCTCCGAGAGGTGTTCGTCGAGAAGCCCGACGTGACATGGGACGATGTCGGTGGCCTCGCCGAGACCAAAGAGCGACTGCAGGAAGCCATCGAATGGCCGCTCGCCTACCCCGACGCCTACAAACAAGTCGACCTCCAGTCGACGAAGGGGATTCTGCTGCACGGACCGCCCGGCACCGGCAAGACCCTGCTCGCCAAGGCAGTCGCGAACGAGGCACAGTCGAACTTCATTTCGGTGAAGGGCCCCGAACTGTTCGATAAGTACGTCGGTGAGAGTGAGAAAGGCGTCCGGGAGATATTCGAGAAGGCGCGCTCGAACGCGCCCACCGTGATATTCTTCGACGAAATCGATGCCATCGCAAGCAAGCGCGGAAGCGGTGGCGGGGACAATCAGGTCGGCGAACGCGTCGTCTCGCAGCTGTTGACCGAACTCGATGGGTTAGAGGAACTCGAAGACGTGGTCGTGGTCGCCGCCACGAACCGGCCAGACCTCATCGACGATGCGCTGACGCGAGCGGGCCGCATCGAGCGCAAGATAGCGGTCGGGGTACCCGACGAGGCGACTCGGCGCGAGATTCTGACGATTCACACCCGCAAGCGACCGCTGGCAGACGACGTGGACCTGGACCAGCTAGCTGCCGACATGGACGGTCTCGTGGGGGCGGATGTGGCCGCGCTGTGTCGCGGCGCGGCTACCGCCGCCGTTCGCGAACACGTTCGCTCCCAGTCCGGCGACGAACCGACGGCCGTCGAGGATATTGTCCTCACCCAGGCACATTTCGACGCGGCACTCACCGAGGTGACAGACGAGTCATAG
- a CDS encoding sodium:calcium antiporter: protein MFQTVEVFSIPLLNLGLLLGAFALLLGGAEIFTNSVEWFGYHLGVSESATGSILAAVGTALPETMIPVIAIVSVLLGRGDQAAADAIGVGAILGAPFMLATIAMTLVGASVLYFGSRRDAGQIFEADVPALRRDLSFFLVGYTFAVVAAFVPSRGLRIGIALGLVALYAVYVKQTLAAGQRIVGEELDRLHLRGLLTEGQRPFPAFGSAIVPIDEPPLWMVVTQTVCALLVIIAGAHLFVTEVEFFSTEVLDVPAALIALLLAPLATELPEKFNSVIWIGEGKDTLAIGNITGAMVFQGTLPVTLGILFTSWDLGVSWGTIGFLNTLSAVLALIGGAMVLLRTQFISTNRMRPTPFLVAGLLYVVFIAVVVYHVVVLGVAAGH from the coding sequence ATGTTCCAAACAGTAGAAGTTTTCTCGATTCCACTGCTGAATCTCGGACTGCTTCTCGGCGCGTTTGCATTACTCCTCGGTGGCGCGGAGATCTTCACGAATTCGGTCGAGTGGTTCGGATATCACCTCGGCGTGAGCGAGAGCGCGACCGGAAGCATCCTGGCCGCAGTCGGGACGGCGTTACCCGAGACGATGATCCCCGTGATTGCCATCGTTTCGGTCCTCCTCGGTCGGGGGGATCAGGCCGCTGCCGACGCGATCGGCGTCGGGGCCATCCTTGGCGCGCCGTTTATGCTTGCGACGATCGCGATGACCTTGGTCGGCGCGAGCGTGCTGTATTTCGGCAGCCGTCGCGACGCCGGCCAGATATTCGAGGCCGACGTGCCAGCCCTCCGACGTGACCTCTCGTTTTTCCTCGTCGGATACACGTTCGCAGTGGTGGCCGCGTTCGTTCCATCTCGCGGGCTCCGTATCGGTATTGCCCTCGGGCTCGTCGCCCTGTATGCCGTGTACGTCAAGCAAACACTCGCAGCCGGCCAGCGTATCGTCGGGGAAGAACTCGATCGGCTACACCTCAGGGGGTTACTAACCGAAGGCCAGCGACCGTTCCCGGCGTTCGGATCGGCCATCGTCCCCATCGACGAACCACCCCTGTGGATGGTAGTCACGCAGACCGTGTGTGCGCTGCTCGTGATCATCGCTGGTGCCCATCTGTTTGTGACCGAGGTTGAGTTCTTCTCGACGGAGGTGCTGGACGTTCCCGCAGCGCTGATTGCCCTCCTGTTAGCACCGCTGGCCACTGAACTCCCCGAGAAATTCAATTCAGTCATCTGGATCGGTGAGGGTAAAGATACCCTCGCAATTGGGAATATCACGGGCGCGATGGTGTTCCAGGGAACGCTCCCTGTCACGCTCGGTATCCTGTTTACCTCTTGGGACCTCGGTGTCTCGTGGGGGACGATTGGATTCCTGAACACGCTGTCAGCGGTTCTCGCGCTTATTGGTGGTGCGATGGTCTTGCTTCGGACCCAGTTCATATCCACGAATCGAATGCGTCCAACCCCGTTCCTCGTTGCCGGGCTTCTCTACGTGGTGTTCATCGCCGTCGTCGTCTACCACGTCGTGGTCCTCGGCGTCGCCGCCGGTCACTGA
- a CDS encoding DUF7501 family protein codes for MGYPGLCPFCGTALRDGGAGFMEHIETADTCRERFEAWLENISGDMEGTWTG; via the coding sequence GTGGGATACCCCGGACTCTGTCCGTTCTGTGGCACGGCCTTGCGAGATGGGGGAGCCGGATTCATGGAACACATCGAGACAGCGGATACGTGTCGGGAACGGTTCGAGGCGTGGTTGGAGAACATCAGCGGCGATATGGAGGGCACGTGGACGGGATGA